Part of the Zingiber officinale cultivar Zhangliang chromosome 6A, Zo_v1.1, whole genome shotgun sequence genome, CCCTAAGGGGATATgtagacaacttaaataagtgcaagcctttttttccaataaattttaatttgtaatttgtaatttgtaatttgtaatttttaatttttaaattttttaacaaaataatcttgaaccgtgatgaacaatgaaccgaaccgtgaaccgtaaccgtcttggacggttaaggttaagggtcgacctgcctagaACCGTCAAACCGATAGTtctgaaccgtcgaaccgtcggttccgaatcGTGGTCAGGTCTAGTTCACTTCTAGTTGCTAGTAAATTAATAACCGAAGAAATATAAAGTTGATAGACATAATATACAACATGCTATGAGAAATGAATGTGAACGAAGTGCCTAACTTCAATGGCCAAGAGAGCACTTCTTAGCAAGTCATTGAAACTAAACATGAGATTCTGCTTTTACACTGCCCAAAAGAAAATAGGACATATCTAATGTTTTGCATAGTCGGAAATTTGCGAACTTAAAAAACCTGAAAGAAAATAAGTGAAGAATGCCATCCCTTGACCATTGTTTTTTCTTCTATAATTCCTTACAAAAACCATCAATATAACCCATGTAGTCATAGAAAAAGCAAGGAGTTGTAAGAGAATTCAACCATAACCTAGCATCTCAGCCTAAGGAAACTAGAATCCTGAACATAATTATACTGTAAGTTATAAAATGACTATTCAATATTCCTATTCAGAACTAATAGTAAATCAACTTAAGGCAACTTTTTGTCATAAGCATGATGCACCTTGTATGCTTTGGATGCAACCATAGATGAGCATTGCATTCTAGGAATGGCATGAATTGCAGCAATGGACACAACAAAGGGCGACATTGATGAGCCAACAATATTCAGCAGTATTTCCAAAGTGATGAGCGCAAAATCCTCAGATAACAAAGCAAAGCATCCTGCAGCAAATAAAGATGCTTTTACCTGCAAAAAAACAGATCACAGGACATACCAAATTAGTGTCCCTAGTATAAGAATAGTGAATAATTTATATCTAAAAATAGTGAATAGTTAATATATCCTAATGTGTTTAATACATGATGCCGATAAACACCATAAGATAAGAGCACGCTTAGGCTGTTGAAAACAGGCCTTCTGCTTTCCATTGCAGTTTCACTATTTATTTCTCAAATGTGTACATAGTAAAAAGACAATGATATCATTACATGAGATACTGAGAAAATGGTATTtgaagagaaagaaaagtagGAAAATCTAGGATCACCTCAGAGATATTGGAAGATTGCAGGCTCTGAAGTACAATGTGTCTTATGTGAGTACTATCCTTGGCAAGATCAGCCCAACAACCAAAAAGCCGCAACGACAAAGTTTTAGCTTCAGCATCACCTGTGTCATAAACTACTTTCACTCTTTTAAGCATCTCTATATAATTAGGTACTCTTCTCTTTGCTAAAATTCCATTATACCGTTTTCTTTCCTTCCTAATATGTGGCATTTCTAAGAGGAATACTTTCAAGACACATTGCCTTGTATGGTTATCTCCACACTTAAATGCATTGGCAAGCCGAAGAAGAATGGTGTTTGCAAATGTTCTGTCCTCACCTACAACCAAATTGTACATATCCGCAATTTCCCTTGTAATGTTTAGCTCCTCACTCCATGTTTGGAGTATTGGTCCCATCTTCTCAATTGCTAGAATGCGTTTATCTGGATATACAAGCATGGGTAAATAGAGAGCATAAAGCAAATGTAAGTTTCAAGTGAGAATGACAAGAAGCACCAACAAGCAGCATTGAGATACATTGTTCTACAATAGgcttttaaatataatattcacAATATTTTTGCTTCTTTTTGTCCATAATTTCATCAATCCCATATCCCAATGATACAACAACAATTTGCAATCCTAGTTCTGAATTTGGTTCGCTTATCAATTTAGCTGTAACTAACAAAATTTGTGTAAGTTGCTATCATTGACCTCATGGCTGAAATAAACCTCCAGGTCTCACTCTTCACTTTTCATGCTCATACATAAAGAAAGCGCACTTCTTCTGAGCAAACTAGAAAACATAACAGAGAATCATATTTCCAGATAGATAAAGTGTGCTCATGCTAGCCTCCAAAAAAcctccttttcattttctacggTTGCAAAGAATGCATTGGATAAATTCATGGTTGTAGAGAGATAGAATTCTGTAGAAGAGACGACCAACCTGGGCACTTGGAGCGAAGGCCCTTCTCGAGCTCGATGCTCCACGTCATAGCGCAGGCCGCTGGAATTTTCTCCATCGCCCGGCGATAAACCAGTAAATAAAGGAGACAGGGAGACCAGATTCGAGGGCTTTCAGAGGCCGCCAAATTTCGGAGAGTAGCCGCCAAAGCAAGCTTCAAAGTCACGGGTTCCTTTCCAGACAAGTTAGTTAATCTATGCGCCTCGTACCGCCACCACCGAGCACGACGAATACCTGCGATAGCACGCGGAACTACAGGAGTTGCGCCGCCTGTGCTCGACAGTGATCGCGAAGAAGAGCAACGGAAGCGCCCGCTCGCGGCGCGTGAAGAACGAGTGAGACGAGACCAGGCCGCCTGCCCTTCTATGGCGATATTAAAGAGGCCAAGGCCCATATTATTAGACAAGGATTGGCCTAGGCCATCTGTGATTTATGAGAATTTGTTTCCgttgttttcttaaaaatataatttaatgattgtaaaaaaataaaatatttattataatttttttttatatttgaccaTATAAGTATAATAAAGTTGTAAATAAATTAAACAGGAGTAAATTTAGAGATAATAATGGAGTAGGGTGGGACGGATTTGTCATCCCAAACCCTGAATTATATTTCCTCCcgtaagaaaaattataactctgaggaatttttttatcaaacttaataataaaaaaactctACCCGAATTATATTTCCTCCAGTGAGAAAAATTATGGCTCTGAGTAAATTTCTTATCAAACTTGATAATAAAAAAACTCTAACAATGAATAATGAACAACTAAATTTTTAATATCAAACTGACAGAATCCTTCTTTCCCTACAAGCACTCTACCAACTAAAATAATTCACAAAATTTATCATTCATCGTAATATATTTGTCTCAATTATTTTGAATCAACTATATGAAACCTCTTATCAATCCATTGAGCTATTTCGTAGTAACAGCATTGCTAAGAAAAACACACCAATTGAATAATCATAGCATCGATTaccacccaaaaaaaaaaaacactgccATCTGAAACATGCAAACTATACTAAAGGATAAAAGATCATATTCACAAGAACCAGTCTCGCTCCATTATGCTAGCATGACTTTCAACTCGTAGGCACCATATAGCTACTACTATACATACTCTTAACTTTCGATACCTCACGTATTTACAACACGAAACTCTAGTTGGGGCCGTCAGTTAGGCAACTTCAACAGCCAGGATCAGTAGACAAGAAGATCAGAAAGGTAAAACAGAAACTTAGAATTGAGAAGGTGGAATTTACACTGGCAATGGGATGGTCATTGTTAGGAGAGGTTATGCTAGAGCAGCAGCAACGCGATGCTTCTCCGGGCTACCACAAGCAAAGCCTTCAATTCTCACCTTTGGGCTCCCCCCAAAAGAAGAGCCACAGGTTGGCGACCCTCGGTTCGCAGAGGGAGAGTTCATCAGGGAAGCGGCAGAGGACTGTTTGACAAACTGAGAATCTTGGATGACCGGATTGTTAGTACGCGCGGGAGGAGAACCGGCGAAGAACGTGTCGTTGTCTGAGTCATAGTCCTGGTAAGAAACAATttattttgatgaataacaaaagaACAAGAGAGCAACAAGTATCATATAGAGGGGGGTAGTTACCTgattcagaagaagatcaagaatctCAGGAGCACAGTCCACTCGGTAAATAGACTTCATGCTGAAGTGAAGTAGATTCGATTCTTATTTAGAAGATTAAAACTATAAATGGGTATTTTTGAAAGTACAGCCTCGATATAATTACGATGAATAATGAGCATAAACAAGTTCTTAGAaacattaagaaaagaaaagtgaTTGAAGAAAGTAAGGACATCTATAACCCAAATTTGTCTTTCATAATTGTCTGTATTTTAAATATGTGATGACTAATAGATTCATAAACAAGTTCAATCCGTCAGAATTTAACATGCAACAAACACAAGATGGTCAGATAAAACTTTACTTACGTAAATAAAGTGAATTAAGAAATTTGAACATTCCTAGTGATCTAGAGTACATTGGAGGGGGGAAAATCCATTAAGTCAACCCCATACTTATGGGAATAACATGGCTTGATGCTAGGATGACTAACCTTGTAAAATTTGAAACCTTCTAATGTCATTATAAGTTATGTGCAGGATGGAATAAT contains:
- the LOC121996418 gene encoding uncharacterized protein LOC121996418 → MENYPVRVSGIGQFLPDCMADRKSRFCQIDNQPSPRSEVICPQPHRATRVPCLINTLTRVSSKTKGMKSIYRVDCAPEILDLLLNQDYDSDNDTFFAGSPPARTNNPVIQDSQFVKQSSAASLMNSPSANRGSPTCGSSFGGSPKVRIEGFACGSPEKHRVAAALA